In the genome of Fusobacterium sp. DD2, one region contains:
- a CDS encoding type II secretion system protein: MNYNYKEKGFSLIEIIIYITLASIFSTVLFSVIKINEKTNRHLIAQSKAEKNARRILEIIENAIKCSGSTGEYYKEKKYVDHSFFIGNFEKLITIDSCADLFHSKSKKGNVLLLEMPKVEGDKAVQHFIVFQFRFRFLLVHEGTISAKRFYLDKEHSILHPVTGSFTETKNGILINFSVNNLCNKQHMEFRGYENYKK, from the coding sequence GTGAATTACAACTACAAAGAGAAAGGATTTTCTTTAATAGAGATAATAATTTATATTACTTTAGCATCAATTTTTTCAACTGTACTGTTTTCAGTTATCAAAATAAATGAGAAAACTAACAGGCATCTCATAGCTCAAAGTAAAGCAGAAAAAAATGCCCGACGTATTTTAGAAATTATTGAAAACGCTATTAAATGCAGTGGAAGTACTGGAGAATATTATAAAGAGAAAAAATATGTTGATCACTCTTTTTTTATTGGAAACTTTGAAAAACTGATAACTATAGACTCATGTGCAGATTTATTTCATAGTAAAAGTAAAAAAGGCAATGTTTTACTTCTTGAAATGCCAAAAGTTGAAGGAGATAAAGCAGTTCAACATTTTATTGTTTTCCAATTCCGTTTCAGATTTCTTCTTGTCCATGAAGGAACAATTTCAGCAAAAAGATTTTATCTTGATAAAGAACACTCTATTTTGCACCCTGTTACAGGAAGTTTCACTGAAACAAAAAATGGCATTCTTATTAATTTTTCTGTAAACAATTTATGCAATAAACAACATATGGAGTTTAGAGGTTATGAAAATTACAAAAAATAG